From a single Georhizobium profundi genomic region:
- a CDS encoding S49 family peptidase codes for MRYAHILLAVASEIWAIDEFKLDQIVSFLALQASGEKLSAEELRARVARQSERDVERRQGAVAILPLRGVIANRMNMMSDISGGTSSEAFGRMFSAAVNDPKVSAIVLDVDSPGGAVSGTDELSSLIFAARGTKPIVAHVNAQAASAAYWIATAADEMVLTPSAEVGSIGVLGVHNDISAALEKAGIKRTMMTAGRYKAEMAPSEPLSQDAMAYQQQRIDAHYQSFVGAVARNRGVDAAAVREGFGEGRMVSAADAVAIGMADRIATLDEVLAGLGAVDQAPATAKRAFAPQRAKRALALD; via the coding sequence ATGAGGTACGCACACATTCTCTTGGCGGTCGCCTCGGAGATCTGGGCGATCGACGAATTCAAACTCGACCAGATTGTGTCGTTCCTGGCGCTTCAGGCATCCGGCGAGAAGCTGTCGGCAGAGGAACTGCGGGCTCGGGTCGCGCGCCAGTCAGAACGTGACGTCGAACGTCGCCAAGGGGCAGTTGCTATCCTTCCGCTGCGCGGCGTCATCGCCAACCGCATGAATATGATGTCCGACATCTCAGGTGGCACCAGCAGCGAGGCGTTCGGCCGGATGTTCTCGGCCGCGGTCAACGATCCAAAGGTCAGTGCGATCGTGCTCGATGTGGACAGCCCTGGCGGCGCTGTGTCCGGCACAGACGAGCTTTCTAGCCTCATTTTTGCTGCGCGCGGCACGAAACCTATCGTTGCGCACGTCAATGCGCAGGCAGCCAGTGCTGCCTATTGGATTGCCACTGCAGCTGACGAGATGGTTCTCACTCCATCAGCTGAAGTCGGATCAATCGGCGTACTTGGTGTTCACAACGACATCAGCGCGGCGCTGGAAAAGGCGGGAATCAAGCGGACAATGATGACGGCCGGCCGGTACAAGGCCGAAATGGCGCCATCTGAACCTCTCTCTCAGGATGCAATGGCATATCAGCAGCAACGCATTGACGCGCATTATCAGAGCTTCGTCGGGGCGGTTGCTCGTAACCGTGGTGTGGATGCTGCGGCTGTAAGAGAAGGCTTCGGCGAAGGCCGCATGGTCTCGGCGGCCGATGCTGTCGCAATCGGCATGGCAGACCGCATTGCCACGCTCGACGAAGTGCTCGCCGGCCTCGGCGCCGTCGATCAGGCGCCCGCGACGGCTAAGCGGGCTTTTGCCCCACAGCGCGCCAAGCGCGCGCTCGCTCTCGACTGA
- a CDS encoding phage major capsid protein → MLKLLREKRAKLVAEMRSIIQAAEAEDRDLTAEEQATFDEAEAAKSSLDARILRLEGVEASETALDAIVPAASRQAGIVRPPAPEARREFESVGEFLSAVRFHPNDQRLNFVEGVGAEHDENGLAAEFRMDNDRQGGFMVPPQLRQTIMSVEPQDAMVRPRANVIPAGSPPDAGITMPALDQSGDNPGNVHGGMTFQWIEEGGEKPETDAELRGVTLTPHEIAGFVTVTDKLLRNWQASASFIEGLMRGGVSAAEDYAFLRGNGTTQPLGALNAPVLKLVNRQGANQVSYIDLANMVAVLLMRGGNPVWSIPQAALPQIAQLKDPAGNYIFIPNAREGFAGTLLGYPLRWNNRAPGLGQRGDILLADWSYYLIKDGSGPFVAASEHVKFTSNKTVIKIFWNVDGAPWMHAPFKEENGYEVSPFVALDVPA, encoded by the coding sequence ATGCTGAAGCTACTCCGAGAAAAGCGCGCGAAGCTCGTTGCCGAGATGCGCTCCATCATCCAGGCGGCTGAAGCCGAAGATCGCGACCTCACTGCCGAAGAACAGGCAACGTTCGATGAGGCAGAGGCGGCAAAAAGCAGTCTGGACGCACGCATCTTGCGTCTTGAGGGCGTGGAGGCTTCGGAGACCGCGCTGGACGCCATCGTCCCGGCAGCCTCGCGTCAGGCAGGCATCGTTCGACCCCCTGCGCCGGAAGCGCGCCGCGAATTCGAAAGCGTCGGCGAGTTCCTGAGTGCGGTTCGCTTCCATCCCAATGATCAGCGCCTCAACTTCGTCGAGGGCGTCGGCGCCGAGCACGATGAGAATGGCCTTGCGGCCGAATTCCGAATGGACAACGACCGGCAGGGCGGGTTCATGGTGCCGCCGCAGCTGCGCCAGACAATCATGAGCGTTGAACCGCAGGATGCAATGGTTCGCCCGCGCGCCAACGTCATTCCGGCTGGCTCGCCTCCGGATGCTGGTATCACAATGCCGGCGCTTGATCAGAGTGGCGATAACCCCGGCAACGTGCACGGGGGCATGACGTTTCAGTGGATCGAAGAGGGCGGTGAAAAGCCCGAAACCGACGCTGAGCTGCGGGGCGTCACGCTGACGCCGCATGAAATCGCTGGCTTCGTCACGGTTACCGACAAGCTTCTGCGCAACTGGCAGGCCTCGGCCTCCTTCATCGAAGGATTGATGCGCGGCGGCGTCTCAGCTGCTGAAGATTACGCATTCTTGCGTGGCAATGGAACGACGCAGCCGCTGGGTGCGCTTAACGCACCGGTGCTTAAACTGGTCAATCGACAGGGCGCAAACCAGGTGTCCTACATCGATCTGGCCAACATGGTGGCGGTGCTGCTGATGCGTGGCGGCAATCCAGTCTGGTCGATCCCGCAGGCGGCCTTGCCTCAGATCGCGCAGCTCAAAGATCCTGCTGGCAATTACATTTTCATCCCGAATGCACGCGAAGGCTTTGCCGGCACGCTGCTTGGCTATCCGCTGCGCTGGAACAATCGAGCACCCGGCCTCGGTCAGCGTGGCGACATCCTGCTGGCGGATTGGAGCTACTACCTGATCAAGGATGGTTCCGGCCCGTTCGTTGCCGCGTCCGAGCACGTCAAGTTCACTTCGAATAAGACGGTCATCAAGATCTTCTGGAACGTCGACGGCGCTCCATGGATGCACGCACCGTTCAAGGAAGAGAACGGCTACGAGGTCTCGCCCTTCGTCGCCCTCGACGTTCCCGCCTGA
- a CDS encoding head-tail connector protein, whose translation MSVHVVTPPSPVVTTDEIAKHLGDLPAEDVPYAATLIAAATAWIDGPGGWVGRAIGVQLLEARLSEWPCQGELLPCPPLVEVESIEYVDAAGVTRNGGSELLENLTRPKLRGRDGDLRIRYWAGYGSRDPDDADKWVSAAPAPIKVAIMMLVAQWYNTREATVVGGSPSEMPFAVDALLQPFRIYR comes from the coding sequence ATGTCTGTCCATGTCGTCACGCCGCCATCGCCAGTCGTCACCACCGACGAGATCGCCAAACACCTCGGCGATCTTCCTGCTGAGGATGTGCCCTATGCGGCGACACTGATCGCGGCGGCGACGGCATGGATTGACGGTCCCGGGGGTTGGGTTGGTCGTGCAATCGGCGTTCAATTGCTGGAGGCGCGACTATCTGAGTGGCCCTGCCAGGGTGAACTGCTTCCGTGCCCGCCGCTGGTTGAGGTCGAGAGCATTGAATATGTCGACGCCGCAGGCGTGACGCGAAATGGTGGGTCGGAACTGTTGGAGAATCTGACGCGGCCAAAACTTCGCGGCAGGGATGGCGATCTCCGCATCCGCTATTGGGCGGGATATGGCAGCCGCGACCCAGACGATGCCGACAAGTGGGTCTCAGCAGCGCCGGCGCCGATCAAGGTCGCGATCATGATGCTTGTGGCCCAGTGGTACAACACACGAGAGGCGACCGTTGTTGGTGGTTCGCCTTCAGAGATGCCCTTCGCGGTCGACGCGCTACTGCAGCCTTTCCGGATCTATCGATAG
- a CDS encoding head-tail adaptor protein has translation MPSNSISAGDLKHRVAFDKRAQVDDGFGNKQAAFQEEFSCRAAFRHRGGSETVMAARLEGRHVLGVYVRSSENTRNIGSDWRMRDVRTGVVYAIDVVDAVTDRQWVYLTVESGSPA, from the coding sequence ATGCCGAGCAATAGCATCAGCGCCGGAGATCTGAAGCATCGGGTGGCGTTCGACAAGCGGGCGCAGGTCGATGACGGCTTCGGGAACAAGCAGGCTGCCTTCCAGGAGGAGTTTTCCTGCCGGGCCGCTTTTCGGCATCGTGGCGGTTCCGAGACGGTTATGGCAGCGCGCCTTGAAGGGCGGCATGTGCTCGGCGTCTATGTGCGTTCATCCGAAAACACGCGAAATATCGGGTCAGACTGGCGGATGCGGGACGTGCGGACGGGCGTCGTCTACGCGATCGACGTCGTGGACGCTGTGACGGATCGCCAATGGGTCTATCTGACGGTCGAGAGCGGCTCGCCGGCATGA
- a CDS encoding HK97-gp10 family putative phage morphogenesis protein: MGLSDGRERLAGMTVKILNRARLERKLRAMSANAKREIRAALEVSAAEIVALAKSLVPVGDTGELRDSIGWTWGRAPKGSMTLGRVAADSLGADLTITIYAGNSEAFYARWVEFGTEKAAAQPYFYPAYRALRRRVRSRTRRAVNKAGKEAAKA; this comes from the coding sequence ATGGGTCTATCTGACGGTCGAGAGCGGCTCGCCGGCATGACGGTCAAGATCCTCAACCGGGCGCGGCTGGAACGGAAGCTAAGGGCCATGTCGGCCAATGCCAAGCGCGAGATCCGCGCCGCGCTGGAAGTGAGTGCTGCCGAGATCGTGGCGCTTGCAAAATCGCTTGTTCCAGTTGGCGACACCGGAGAGCTGCGCGATTCGATCGGCTGGACTTGGGGCCGCGCGCCTAAGGGCAGCATGACGCTTGGACGCGTTGCGGCTGACAGCCTCGGCGCCGATCTCACGATCACGATATATGCCGGCAACAGCGAGGCGTTTTATGCCCGATGGGTTGAGTTCGGCACGGAGAAGGCTGCGGCCCAACCCTATTTCTATCCAGCCTATCGCGCTCTGCGCCGGCGTGTTCGCAGTCGGACCCGGCGCGCGGTCAACAAGGCTGGCAAAGAGGCAGCGAAAGCATGA
- a CDS encoding DUF3168 domain-containing protein, which translates to MTDPVLELQGAIVARLMADPAVTSLVGDRVFDNVPAGAFYPYVSMGPSDALSDDVDCITGFDIAFQIDAWSDAVGFPEVRRVADAVRRALLASDLSLAENALVTFEHRQTRVMRDRNGLTSHAAITFTAFAEQP; encoded by the coding sequence ATGACGGACCCGGTTCTGGAATTGCAGGGTGCGATCGTCGCCCGCCTCATGGCCGATCCTGCAGTCACCAGTCTCGTCGGGGACCGCGTCTTCGACAATGTGCCGGCGGGTGCCTTCTATCCCTATGTCAGCATGGGACCGAGCGACGCACTCTCGGACGATGTCGACTGCATCACCGGCTTCGATATCGCGTTCCAGATCGATGCCTGGTCGGATGCGGTCGGCTTTCCCGAAGTGCGGCGCGTGGCTGACGCGGTCCGGCGCGCGCTCCTGGCTTCCGACCTCTCGCTTGCCGAGAACGCACTCGTCACTTTCGAGCATCGTCAGACGCGCGTGATGCGTGATCGCAACGGCCTCACTTCGCATGCGGCGATTACGTTCACCGCCTTCGCGGAACAACCCTGA
- a CDS encoding phage tail tube protein: MSQPTTTKGGRFRVLLGAGSAPIVYAAPCGFLSKSLTMTKGLEDVQLPDCEDPDKVPWLGRDATSLGMTISGEGVLASESVETWLDAWESTDSVPVKVEIEFPAKTITWTGYMQVATLTTGHPTAQGRVTNQVEMSSDGEMVRTVTPAAP; encoded by the coding sequence ATGTCTCAACCCACCACGACAAAGGGGGGACGCTTTCGCGTGCTCCTCGGTGCCGGCAGCGCACCCATCGTCTATGCCGCGCCATGCGGCTTTCTCTCCAAGTCTCTGACCATGACAAAAGGTCTGGAGGATGTGCAACTCCCGGACTGCGAAGATCCCGACAAGGTGCCGTGGCTCGGACGCGATGCCACCAGCCTTGGCATGACGATCTCCGGCGAGGGCGTCCTCGCCTCGGAATCAGTCGAGACCTGGCTCGACGCCTGGGAAAGCACCGACTCGGTTCCGGTCAAGGTCGAGATCGAGTTTCCGGCCAAGACCATCACCTGGACGGGTTACATGCAGGTGGCGACGCTGACGACGGGGCACCCGACCGCGCAGGGCCGTGTCACCAATCAGGTCGAAATGTCGAGCGATGGCGAGATGGTTCGCACCGTCACGCCGGCGGCGCCATGA
- a CDS encoding gene transfer agent family protein, whose amino-acid sequence MSRSATVELTWADGDYTFRLGWGELVRLQEACDAGPYFVLGRLQDGTWRMQDISETLRLGLIGGGKAPADATKLVKAWVQDRPPMENLAFAQGVLGAALMGSSDETPGEIGAGNLTDSTSTLSQEAS is encoded by the coding sequence ATGAGCCGCAGCGCGACTGTCGAGCTCACCTGGGCGGATGGTGATTACACCTTCCGCCTCGGATGGGGCGAGCTGGTACGGCTTCAGGAAGCCTGCGACGCTGGGCCGTATTTCGTGCTGGGCCGCCTGCAGGACGGCACCTGGCGGATGCAGGACATCTCCGAAACGCTTCGCCTCGGCCTGATCGGCGGCGGCAAGGCGCCCGCCGATGCGACGAAGCTCGTCAAGGCTTGGGTGCAGGATCGTCCGCCCATGGAAAACCTCGCCTTTGCCCAGGGTGTCCTCGGAGCGGCCCTGATGGGGTCGTCGGACGAAACGCCGGGGGAGATCGGGGCGGGAAATCTGACGGACAGCACCTCGACGCTCTCCCAAGAGGCAAGCTGA
- a CDS encoding tape measure protein: protein MATDLERLVVQLSADVKSYERAMARAQGVTNREFNAIERRARKLNSNLNGIALRTAQSFIAPLAGIGAALGTQQIAAYADEWTEAGNKIRAAATSVGVQARSLDQLKEGANDARAELSSYVDLYARLIRSASGVAKSEQEIADATNIVAKAFKAGGASASEQASGILQLGQALGSGVLQGDELRSLRENAPILAQAIATEFGVTIAQLKDLGAEGELVSSRVFRAIINAQGQIEAQFKQTNMTIRDALTEVNNEFLAYVGNADESAGASARLVAAFQTLADNFEGVADTVVTFAGILIGALTGRALVGVVAGLGNAVVALGAFLTAVRTGTAATLTFRAALGPIGLIAGAAAAAVYLFSDSMTDADRSAKTHAGTVNELKFQIENLDYANAEAVASTRSKIAADIEAAKTALTRAKAERELAASIAAGNVGSVVPIPGLSPEQQAANTAAGVADDPITKDRQAYIDQLEVQLSELDDLNRQLDDYASGRAKPTRADVNFGNGASDATGRAGGSGKSDTDYFQREIEQIRERRDAIVVETEAMRGLNPLIDDYGFTLEYARAKQELLAAAKRENLQITPELAGTIEALAASYAAASADANRLAESQDEARRRAEEMNELGKDVLGGFISDMQRGTSATEALANALDKVATKLLDSGLDALFGTGGGSGGGLLSSILGGFGGGGRTFQSTTTYGQFIGAIPRRAAGGPVQKGRPYIVGEKREELFVPDQSGRILPSVPQMPDLRALAGSAKGDRPSPAQVNVEVFVRDDGTLGAIARQAGGEAADVRIRQYDGARKKLYQAGGDFG, encoded by the coding sequence ATGGCAACCGACCTTGAACGCCTCGTGGTGCAGCTTTCGGCTGACGTAAAGTCTTACGAGCGGGCGATGGCCCGGGCACAGGGCGTGACGAACCGCGAATTCAACGCGATCGAGCGTCGCGCCCGAAAGCTCAACAGCAATCTCAATGGCATCGCTCTGCGGACGGCCCAATCTTTCATCGCTCCGCTTGCGGGAATAGGTGCTGCGCTCGGAACACAACAGATTGCCGCTTACGCCGATGAGTGGACCGAGGCTGGGAACAAGATCCGCGCTGCGGCGACGTCGGTCGGCGTGCAAGCTCGCTCGCTTGACCAGTTGAAGGAAGGCGCAAACGACGCGCGCGCCGAGCTCTCCTCCTATGTGGATCTTTATGCCCGGCTCATCCGCTCGGCCTCTGGCGTCGCCAAAAGCGAGCAGGAAATTGCCGATGCGACCAACATCGTCGCCAAAGCCTTCAAGGCGGGCGGTGCTTCTGCCAGCGAGCAGGCATCGGGCATTCTGCAGCTTGGCCAGGCGCTTGGATCTGGCGTTCTACAGGGCGACGAGCTGCGATCGCTGCGCGAGAACGCTCCGATCCTCGCACAGGCGATCGCGACGGAATTCGGCGTGACGATCGCGCAGCTAAAGGATCTCGGCGCCGAGGGCGAACTGGTGTCGTCGCGCGTGTTCCGAGCGATCATCAATGCGCAGGGTCAAATCGAAGCGCAGTTCAAGCAAACGAACATGACAATCCGCGACGCCTTGACCGAGGTGAACAACGAGTTCCTGGCCTATGTCGGCAATGCCGACGAGAGCGCCGGCGCCTCGGCGCGCCTCGTCGCCGCATTCCAGACGCTCGCCGACAATTTCGAGGGCGTTGCGGACACCGTCGTCACCTTCGCCGGCATCCTGATCGGTGCGCTCACCGGCCGGGCGCTGGTTGGTGTCGTCGCTGGCCTGGGCAATGCCGTTGTCGCGTTGGGGGCGTTCCTCACTGCCGTGCGAACTGGCACGGCGGCGACCCTCACATTCCGTGCAGCTCTCGGCCCGATCGGCCTCATTGCCGGCGCTGCGGCGGCTGCGGTCTATCTCTTCAGCGACAGCATGACCGACGCCGACCGGAGCGCGAAAACGCATGCGGGAACCGTCAACGAGCTGAAGTTCCAAATTGAAAATCTCGATTACGCGAATGCGGAAGCCGTCGCATCCACCAGGTCGAAGATTGCGGCCGACATCGAGGCCGCCAAGACGGCTTTGACGCGCGCGAAGGCAGAACGCGAGTTGGCGGCATCGATCGCCGCTGGGAATGTCGGCAGCGTGGTTCCCATCCCTGGTCTATCGCCCGAGCAGCAAGCAGCGAATACCGCGGCTGGCGTGGCCGACGATCCGATTACGAAAGATCGGCAAGCCTATATCGACCAGCTGGAGGTGCAGCTGAGCGAGCTCGATGATTTGAACCGGCAGCTGGACGATTATGCGAGCGGTCGAGCGAAACCCACGCGCGCCGACGTGAACTTCGGCAACGGCGCGAGCGACGCGACTGGCCGCGCCGGCGGCTCTGGCAAAAGTGACACGGACTATTTTCAGCGTGAGATCGAACAGATCCGCGAGCGCCGCGATGCGATCGTCGTTGAAACCGAAGCGATGCGCGGCCTCAATCCGCTGATCGACGATTATGGCTTCACGCTGGAATATGCCCGGGCGAAGCAAGAGCTGCTGGCCGCGGCGAAGCGTGAAAATCTTCAGATCACGCCGGAGCTGGCTGGGACTATCGAGGCACTGGCGGCCAGCTATGCCGCCGCCTCGGCCGACGCGAACCGGCTGGCCGAAAGCCAGGATGAAGCGCGACGTCGGGCAGAAGAGATGAACGAGCTCGGCAAGGATGTGCTTGGCGGTTTCATCTCCGACATGCAGCGCGGCACATCGGCCACCGAGGCGCTGGCCAACGCTCTCGACAAGGTGGCCACGAAGCTTCTGGATTCGGGCCTCGACGCGCTCTTCGGTACGGGTGGAGGTTCGGGTGGCGGGCTGCTCTCCAGCATTCTCGGTGGCTTTGGCGGCGGTGGCCGGACGTTCCAATCGACAACGACCTATGGCCAGTTCATCGGCGCGATCCCACGTCGTGCCGCCGGCGGTCCCGTGCAAAAGGGTCGACCCTACATCGTCGGCGAGAAGCGCGAAGAGCTGTTCGTGCCCGATCAGAGCGGCAGGATCCTGCCCTCTGTTCCACAGATGCCGGATCTGCGCGCGTTGGCAGGCTCCGCCAAAGGCGATCGGCCTTCACCGGCGCAGGTGAACGTCGAAGTCTTCGTCAGGGATGACGGGACGCTCGGTGCGATCGCGCGGCAGGCCGGCGGCGAAGCGGCCGATGTGCGTATTCGACAGTATGACGGGGCGCGCAAGAAGCTTTACCAGGCCGGCGGGGATTTCGGCTGA
- a CDS encoding DUF2163 domain-containing protein, with protein sequence MSLDPAIEDALEGGQLGRFDLIRFDLPGKSVGYHRGARPLLFNGVTYQPNKWLEMGELSGELGVAVTSRTIVFSGVPTENADDAIAALESYDYTNAPVIISHLAVDIESGEVLGLLASSIYEINEVSYEQGAAGADGARSLTVSIELEPPGRSARGQTSVKRSPAEQQFDNDPNDTSLEYVATSTRWPERWGQQGG encoded by the coding sequence ATGAGCCTCGATCCCGCCATCGAAGATGCGCTTGAGGGTGGCCAGTTGGGCCGGTTCGACCTGATCCGGTTCGATCTGCCCGGCAAGTCGGTCGGCTATCATCGTGGAGCCCGGCCGCTTCTCTTCAACGGCGTGACCTACCAGCCCAACAAGTGGCTGGAGATGGGCGAGCTGTCGGGCGAACTGGGCGTCGCGGTCACGTCGCGTACCATCGTTTTCTCCGGCGTTCCGACAGAGAATGCGGACGACGCGATCGCGGCGCTGGAAAGCTACGACTACACGAACGCACCGGTGATCATCTCGCATCTGGCCGTCGACATCGAAAGCGGCGAGGTGCTCGGCCTTCTCGCGTCCTCGATCTATGAGATCAACGAGGTCAGCTACGAACAGGGGGCTGCCGGGGCCGACGGCGCGCGCAGCCTGACGGTCTCGATCGAGCTGGAGCCACCCGGGCGTTCGGCACGCGGGCAGACGAGCGTGAAGCGCAGTCCAGCCGAACAGCAGTTCGACAACGATCCGAACGATACGTCGCTCGAATATGTCGCCACCAGCACGCGCTGGCCGGAGCGCTGGGGGCAGCAGGGTGGCTAG
- a CDS encoding DUF6950 family protein — protein MASRFEIVSKTLRPLLAEPYAYGTADCFITALAVADAIGGTEIAKIYRGRYRTKTGAGRLLKRLGHSSLVPLLDTHFQRCAPAEARVGDIAVVLAEDGEHLAVCAGQAFIVKTERGRRDFPVSACIAAYRAG, from the coding sequence GTGGCTAGCCGGTTCGAGATCGTCAGCAAGACGCTGCGACCGCTGCTGGCGGAGCCCTACGCCTACGGGACGGCCGATTGCTTCATCACGGCACTGGCCGTGGCCGATGCCATCGGCGGAACCGAGATCGCAAAGATTTATCGCGGCCGCTACCGGACGAAGACGGGGGCAGGGCGGCTGCTCAAACGCCTCGGGCATTCGAGCCTGGTGCCACTCCTCGACACGCACTTCCAGCGCTGCGCGCCGGCCGAAGCCCGTGTCGGTGACATCGCCGTCGTGCTGGCTGAGGATGGCGAGCATCTCGCCGTCTGCGCCGGCCAGGCTTTCATCGTGAAGACCGAACGCGGCCGCCGGGACTTCCCGGTCTCGGCCTGCATCGCCGCCTACCGGGCCGGCTGA
- a CDS encoding N-acetylmuramidase domain-containing protein — protein sequence MSDWNSFRGAARRLDDIDLPRIGHRIGVGEDELHAFMDVEAAGSGFDRQGRPKMLFEPHVFYRNLTPAKRTKAVKAGLAYTRWGEKPYPSDSYPRLVEAMAIDETAALKAASWGLGQILGGNFAMVGYETPQDMVWAFMEDEEHHLEAIVDFLIDAKLDDHLRNHRWEDLARGYNGPGYAKHNYHGRMAAAYAKWARIPDTPWAPAVDALPPITVKMVSPGMRGAPVRALQMRLQRLGHYAGAIDGIFGPITDAALRSFQRAAGIMVDSYAGPQTFAAIEAALAPEPIIVKEEAAMPAPAPIGHNGGPTLEPQISRPMPSPVEQSAKAVGAGKWAALGGALWTVVVAADILPGQFASAEFNVAVTTLIGAVAAMVGAYRAPKNAEPG from the coding sequence ATGAGCGACTGGAATTCGTTCCGGGGCGCGGCTCGACGTCTGGATGACATCGATCTGCCGCGCATCGGTCATCGCATCGGTGTGGGCGAAGACGAGTTGCACGCCTTCATGGATGTAGAGGCGGCCGGATCGGGCTTCGATCGGCAGGGCAGGCCGAAGATGCTATTCGAGCCGCATGTCTTCTATCGCAATCTGACGCCGGCCAAGCGGACAAAGGCGGTCAAGGCTGGCCTCGCCTATACCCGCTGGGGCGAGAAGCCCTATCCGAGCGACAGCTATCCACGGTTGGTTGAGGCGATGGCGATCGACGAGACGGCCGCGCTCAAAGCGGCTTCGTGGGGCCTCGGCCAGATCCTTGGCGGGAACTTCGCCATGGTCGGCTACGAAACACCGCAGGACATGGTCTGGGCCTTCATGGAAGACGAAGAGCATCACCTCGAAGCCATCGTCGACTTCCTGATCGACGCGAAGCTCGACGATCACCTGCGTAATCATCGCTGGGAGGATCTGGCGCGCGGCTACAATGGGCCTGGCTATGCCAAGCATAATTATCACGGCCGAATGGCGGCGGCTTATGCCAAGTGGGCGAGGATCCCGGACACGCCCTGGGCGCCGGCCGTCGACGCGCTACCGCCGATCACAGTCAAGATGGTGTCGCCCGGCATGCGGGGCGCGCCGGTGCGAGCTCTCCAGATGCGCCTGCAGCGCCTCGGCCACTATGCCGGCGCGATCGACGGCATCTTCGGACCGATCACCGATGCGGCTCTCAGATCGTTCCAGCGGGCCGCTGGCATCATGGTCGACAGCTATGCCGGACCGCAGACCTTTGCCGCCATCGAAGCGGCGCTCGCACCCGAACCCATCATCGTCAAAGAGGAGGCTGCGATGCCTGCACCTGCACCTATCGGCCACAATGGTGGTCCTACCCTCGAACCGCAGATCTCTCGGCCGATGCCTTCGCCTGTCGAGCAGTCGGCCAAGGCCGTTGGCGCTGGTAAGTGGGCCGCTCTTGGCGGTGCGTTGTGGACTGTCGTCGTTGCGGCCGACATCCTGCCCGGGCAGTTCGCCTCGGCGGAGTTTAACGTCGCTGTTACGACGTTGATCGGCGCCGTTGCCGCCATGGTCGGCGCCTACCGGGCACCGAAGAACGCGGAGCCGGGCTGA
- a CDS encoding Crp/Fnr family transcriptional regulator, with product MSKAKPIDILIASLEWLEPLDQRDRDLLAGLDLRLKQFGANDDIVRSGTHPGESCFIVGGFAARAQYLADGGRQLDQLHVTGDFVDLHSLHLRQMDHSVIAIGPCGVAFVRHDELVSTMAHSPRLTWLLWQLTVLDGALARTWMTCLGRRRADAAMAHLVCELLTRLRRLGAAPNNCFQFPATQADMADMLGISTVHINRILAELRSRRLLTWSRHEVHVLDFERLAHIADFDETYLAPGNPMPSRFQQFVAT from the coding sequence GTGAGTAAGGCAAAACCGATCGATATTCTCATCGCTTCGCTGGAATGGCTCGAACCCCTAGATCAACGGGATCGAGACCTCCTTGCCGGATTGGACCTCCGGCTCAAGCAGTTTGGTGCCAATGATGATATTGTTCGATCCGGCACCCACCCTGGCGAAAGCTGCTTCATAGTCGGTGGCTTCGCCGCGCGGGCGCAGTACTTGGCGGATGGCGGCAGACAACTCGACCAGCTACATGTCACAGGCGATTTCGTAGATCTGCACTCGCTTCATCTGCGACAGATGGATCATAGCGTCATAGCTATCGGGCCATGTGGCGTTGCCTTTGTTCGCCATGATGAACTGGTCTCAACAATGGCGCATAGTCCGAGATTGACCTGGTTGCTGTGGCAGCTGACCGTTCTCGATGGTGCACTCGCTAGAACCTGGATGACATGCCTCGGCAGACGACGAGCGGATGCTGCAATGGCACACCTCGTTTGCGAACTGCTCACACGCCTTCGGCGATTGGGGGCAGCGCCAAATAATTGCTTTCAGTTTCCCGCGACACAGGCAGATATGGCCGATATGCTGGGAATATCCACAGTGCACATCAATCGGATTCTTGCCGAACTACGGTCGCGCCGCCTGCTCACTTGGTCGCGCCATGAAGTCCATGTGCTGGACTTCGAGAGACTCGCGCATATTGCCGATTTCGATGAGACCTATCTGGCGCCCGGCAACCCGATGCCGTCACGATTCCAGCAGTTCGTTGCCACATAG
- a CDS encoding DUF6894 family protein: MSIPMPRYFFDVIDAAGVHRDQEGQLFPTAQAADDEALIALLDIAREDMPKRRGGSLRIDVRNDQDNSIARKFLEVHQDVIEG; the protein is encoded by the coding sequence ATGAGCATTCCCATGCCACGGTATTTCTTTGACGTCATAGACGCGGCAGGCGTACATCGCGATCAGGAAGGCCAGTTGTTCCCCACCGCACAAGCTGCTGACGATGAAGCACTTATCGCCCTGCTGGATATCGCCCGCGAGGACATGCCTAAGCGCCGAGGCGGCAGCTTGCGCATTGATGTTCGCAATGATCAAGACAACTCGATCGCGCGGAAATTTCTCGAGGTGCATCAAGATGTGATCGAAGGCTAA